From the Synergistetes bacterium HGW-Synergistetes-1 genome, the window CAGATGGCATCCTCATCTATACCGGAAGAGGTACGTAAATATGGCATTGTTGTCCAAAAATCCTCTCCAAACCTCCTTCTGATAGCGACTCTGCTTTCTCCCGACGGACGTTATGACACCATATACATGAGCAACTACGCCCTTCTTAATGTTCTAGATGACCTGAAAAGGATCCCTGGAGTCAGTGACGCAGTCATCTATACTTCACAGGATTACGCTATGAGGATATGGATCAAACCGGACAAGCTTGCACAGCTTGGGATAACTCCTGCAGACATAGCAGCTGCGGTCAGCGACCAGAACAGCCAGTACGCACTTGGACGGTTCGGTGATCAACCTACAGACTCAGATCTCGAAAAAACTTACATAATCACTACAAAAGGGCGCCTGACAACACCTGAGGAGTTTGAAGAAGTCATAATAAAAACAAACCCTGACGGTACCACCATCTACCTTAAGGATGTTGCAAGGGTTGAACTTGGAGCCAAGACATACGGCTTTATCGGAAAACAGAACAGCATACCGGCAGTCCCGATAGGAATAACTCTTGCTCCCGGAGCAAATGCCATCAAGGTCTGCGACCAGGTCAAAAGTCAGTTTGAAAAAGCAAGCAAACATTTTCCCGACGGCATTAAATACGACATACCTTATGACACTACAACTTTTGTCAGGGTTTCTATCGAAGAAGTCGTAAAAACACTTTTTGAAGCTGTCCTGCTTGTCTTCCTCGTTGTCTTCCTCTTCCTTCAGAACTGGAGGGCAACGCTGATCCCGTGTTTGGCAGTACCTGTCTCGATAATCGGAACATTCGCCGGACTTAAGCTTTTTGGCTTTTCTATCAACACACTTACGCTCTTTGGTCTGGTTCTTGCGATAGGCATCGTTGTCGACGACGCGATCGTCGTGCTTGAAAACGTCGACAGACACATGGAAGAAGGGCTGCCCCCAAAAGAAGCCGCCTTCAAAGCAATGGAAGAAGTTACAGGACCAGTTGTTGCTATAGTACTGGTGCTTTCTTCGGTATTCATCCCGATTGCATTCCTGGGAGGGCTGACAGGTGAGCTTTACAAGCAGTTTGCAATAACCATTGCAACCTCTGTCATAATTTCAGGCTTTGTAGCACTGACCCTTACCCCTGCAATGTGCGCACTGATACTGAAACCCAAAAAAAAGAGGAAGGGGAGTTTCTTCCTCTTCCGATGGTTCAACTCATTTTTCGATTCAATGACAAACGCATATTCCGCAGGAGTAAGTTTTTTCCTCAAGCGAACAATAATCGTGGTCATACTCTTCGCCATATTATTAGCTGCCACTGTCAAAATAGCATCAGTCGTCCCGACATCCCTGGTACCTGACGAAGATCAGGGGATAATCATGTCGTCGATGTCGCTGCCTGATGGTTCTTCACTTAATATGTCCGAAAAGCTGACCAATAAATTAACAAGGATCACCCAGGGAATGGATCAGGTCAAGACTGCGTTGGTATTCACAGGATATAACCTCATCAACTCATCAAACCAGTCCAACTACGGAGCTGCATTTATCACCCTTAAAGACTGGAAAGAGAGGGAGACCCCAGGCAAAGATTCATTTTCAACAGCCAGGGAACTTATGGGGAAAGCATGGTCCATACCTGAAGGACAGGTATTCGTATTCAATCCTCCGGCAATAATAGGCATGAGTACAACTGGCGGAATCGAGGCATACATCCAGAACAGGGGTTCAGACACGCTCGAGCAGATGGACAAGGTACTTGCCAAATATATAGCAGCGACTGACGCCAGGAAAGAAATATCAAGCGTGACTACAACATTTTCGACAAAGGTCCCACAGTATTACGCCAATTTGGACAGAAACCGCGCTAAAGCACTTGGGGTAAACCTGAACGATGTTTTTTCAACAATGGGAAGCATTTTCAGAAATTACTATGTAAACGATTTTGACAAAAGCGGACGTACCTTCCAGGTTCTGATTTCGGCTGAATCAAGCTACAGAAACCGCCCTGAGGACCTCCGGTATACTTACATACGCTCAAATACGGGAGAAATGATCCCGCTTCTCTCCTTGATAGACATACATTTGATAACAGGACCTGAGACGATGGAGAGGTTCAACGTATTCCCAGCTGCCAAAGTAACGGGAACTCCCTCTTCGGGCTTTACTTCCGGACAGGCTATAAAGGCGATGGAAGAAGCGGCCGGCGAATCACTTCCTGAGGATTACACCTTAGCCTGGACAGGATCGGCATATCAGGAAAAGCAGACCGGAACTGAAACCACGATAGCTTTTGCCCTTGGGATCATAATGGTATTCCTGATACTGGCTGCCCAGTACGAAAAATGGAGCCTTCCGCTTGCAGTCGTCCTGGCCGTTCCCTTCGCACTTTTTGGAGCTTTCCTTGCTGTAATGCTTAGGGGACTGTCCAACGACCTTTACTTCCAGGTCGCGCTTGTGACACTTATCGGACTTGCTGCAAAAAATGCAATACTAATAGTTGAATTTGCTATCATGCAACATGAAGGCGGTATGAGCATAGGAGAAGCTGCTGCATCTGCAGCTCATCTGAGGTTCCGTCCTATCGTAATGACATCCCTCGCCTTCATACTCGGATGTCTGCCGCTGGCATTGAGCGTAGGGGCAGGAGCTGCCAGCCGACATTCGATAGGAACGGGCATAGTCGGAGGAATGCTCGCAGCGACAGGCATAGCGATCTTCTTTGTACCCAGCTTTTTCTCTATGATAATGAGGCTTACTTCAAAAGAAGACAGCCCTCCCGGAAAAGATGACAACACCCTGTCGGAAGATGAAAAAGCAACTCTCTCTCCGACCAATGAAGGGGAGTGAAGTAAATGACTGCCAGCGCACTGCTAGCTGCTCTTTTTGTAGGCTCTTTTTTCCATATCAACCTGGGACCGGAGGTAAAGGCTCCTGACCCCTACGATATTCCAACAGCCTACGTTATCACCCTCTCAAACGATGTCAGGAAGGAACAGACGATCGATGGAGTCAGACCTGACTACGCATGGTGGACTTCCTTCAACGAACCTGTCCTTGAAAAATGCATCAACGAGGCATTCTCACAAAACAGGGATCTTGAATCCGCACTTGCAAGAGTACAACAAGCAAGGGCAGTTTTCAAAGAGACAAGAGGCAATCAGAGACCCAACATAGGGGTCGAGATCGACACCACCCGTGCATACACAAAGGTAGGAACAACAGACACTCTTAACGAGCAAAACATATTATACGGACTGGGCGCGGCAAACTACGAAGCTGATCTGTGGGGAAAACTCCAGAAGGCTACCAGAGCCGCAAAAGAAAGCATCCTTGCCAGTGAATCCGCCAAAAACACTGTCAGACTGGCACTGGCATCTCAAGTGGCAAAGACATATTTTTCACTCAGAGGCACCGACAAACAGCTGATAGTTGCCAGAGAGACGCTGGAGACCCAGAAAAAGACAATCGCACTCAATAAGATACTTTATGATAACGGCAAGATCAGCGAACTTGAACTTAGAAGGAGCGAATCTATCGCAGCATCTTCAGCAGTACAGGTCAGTCAGCTTGAGATAGCTCTTGGAAAATACGAAAACAGCTTGCTGGTCCTTATGGGCAGGGAACCTAAAGAGTTCATAACAAGAGATATCCCCAGGGGGCTGACACTTGATGAACTGCCCGCGCCTCCCGATGTCCCGCTTGGTATACCTGCAGATATGCTTCGCTTCAGGCCCGATGTAAAAACGGCAGAACAGAATTACAGAACAGCACTCGCCAACATTGGATCGGCAAGAGCGGGACAATACCCAACCCTCTCATTTGACGGACTGATAGGCAATCCCGGCAGGGCAATTAATGATCCTTCTGACCTTTTCACGGGAGCTACAGGCTGGTCACTTGCTGCACAAGTCTTTGTGCCGATATTCAATGCAGGGAAACTCTCTGCAAGGGCAGCACAGGCAGAAGCCGCAGCACAGCAGGCATGGTCTGCTTATTACAAGACTGTCCAGACAGCCTTTGAAGAGACTATGAACTCCATCAATACACAGGCAAAAACCGAAGAGATACTTCTTCTTCTTGAAGAACAGCAGAAAGTTCAGAAGAGGGCGTATGAACTTGCGAATATACGCTACACCGATGGCATGGCAAGCCAGATAGATCTGCTGGACGCAGAGAGAGAACTTCTATCCGTTCAGCTTCAGCTTGAGAGCAGCAGGGCAGACAGACTAAATTCCATCGTCGACCTTTATACAGCTCTTGGAAGCGGATGGGCATGGCGGGCTGCCAATGACCTCGAAAAACGCGATCTGCAAAAACCCTGGGTCAACAAGGAAAAGTTTTCAGAGTAGTATTTATCTGAACCTGCCATGTTGCCAAATAAAAATGTGAAGGCTATAATATCCCTCGTTCACCAGACAATGCGGACATAGCTCAGTTGGTAGAGCATCAGCTTCCCAAGCTGAGGGTCGCGGGTCCGAATCCCGTTGTCCGCTCCAGAAATTACGGATCTCCTGCTTTTGCCGGAGATCCTTTTTTTATGTCAATATTATAGTGTCCCTTAGCTTGGGAAGCTGATGCTCATCCTGTTTTTATTGTTGCCTGGCCAGTATGTTACGTTTATCAATTGATTTTCTTGAAAAATAGCAGCTAATCTATTCCTATAATAGGTAGATTTACAAGTGTTTTAATTTTTTAACAATGATATATTTGTAATGTTGAATATAACAAATCATTGTCGGTTTTCATCCGGCAAAATACACATTATGCTAAAAATTATATTGGAGGGATACACGTGGAAAAAAAGTTTTTTGAAGCTGTAAAAACAAGAAGGACACATTACGGGCTTACTAAAGATAAGATCGTCAGCGAAGATAAGATACTGGAGATAGTGAGAGAGGCAGTGACTCATACGCCTTCAGCATTCAATTCACAGAGCGCAAGGGTAGTAGTTCTTTTTGACGCACAGAGCGACACGCTTTGGGAGATAGTTAAGGAGGAGCTGAAGAAGATCGTTCCGGAAGGAGCCTTCAAAAAAACAGAGGAAAAGGTAAACGGGTCATTCAAAAGCGGTTACGGTACGATCCTTTTCTTCGAGGACATGAAGGTCATCGAAGGGCTTCAGGAAAAATTCCCCACCTACAGTGACAATTTCCCGATATGGTCAAATCAATCGGCGGGGATGCACCAGTTCGTAATATGGACAGCATTGTCCGCAGAGGGGCTGGGGGCATCGCTTCAGCATTACAATCCGGTAATCGACAGCGCCGTAAAAAAAGAATGGAATATTCCTGAAAAATGGAAGTTGCTCGCACAGATGCCCTTCGGCAAACCGATCGACGAACCGGCAGAAAAGGAAGTAATGCCTCTTGATGAGAGAATAAAAATATACAGATAAAATCATTAACCAACGTTCAGGATATTTATTGAACGCAATATAACACCTTCACTTTAACATGTGGAGGTGTTATGCTGTTCAAAGGCATGCCGACCCTGATCCGGTTGTGCCATCTATCTCTCTGTGATAAAATATTACGGTTATTGTCAGCAAAAGGCAAACCGAAAGGGGAAGTATGAATTGAAAACTGAAGTAGTTTCACAGGAAAAAAATATTATCGTCCTAAAGGCCGAATTCGACGCTGAACAGGTCAATAAGGCTATAGATATGACGATAAAGGATCTTTCTAAGAAGACTAATATCAAAGGATTCCGTAAAGGGCACGTCCCGCGCAAGACGATCGAGCTTTATTTCGGCATGAAAGGCATTTGCGTCGAAACAACCGAAAAGATGGTGCCCGAAGCCATAGATAAAATGATCGAAGAATATGAACTCAGCCTGATAGCTGAACCTAAGCTTGAACCCGGTGATCTCAAGGAAGGTGAACCTTTCACCCTACAGGTAACTTTTGAAGTCACACCGGAAGTGACCCTTCCCGAAATAGATACGATCGAAGCTGAAAAGACTGTATATATACCGACAGAAGAAATGAGAGACGAGAACATCGCCCGCCTTCTCGAAGCTCACAGCGAGATCGTTCCTACATACGAGGAAAGGGAGATCACAAAGGAAGATTTTGTATCAGTAAAATATACATCCTCTGTGGTCGATCAGGACGGGAATGCCAGCCCTGTGGAAAACGACCAGAAAACTGAGATAGATCTCAGCCAGGAAAACATGAGGCCTGAGGTCGTAGATTCTATTATAGGCAAAAAACCCGGCGATACTTCTGCAGTCGAGTTCTCTGTGGAGGATGACCCCCAGAACAAAGAGCTTGCCGGTAAAAAAATGCGCTACGAGATAGAGATACTTGGAATTATGAAAAAAGTAACCCCTGAGCTGACAGATGAAAAAGTCATAGAGATAACCAAGTCAAAACATAAGACAACAGATGAATTCAAAGAAGAGGTAATGTCACAGCTCAAAGCAGCTGCTGAACAGCACAGCCAGGACAGCCTTAAGGATTCAGCAGTAGAGAAGCTTTGCGACCTTTCAGAGGTAGAGCTTCCCGATACACTTGTCGAAAGACAGAAACAGGCTATGAGAGCTGACCAGGCACAGAGAATCAAGAAGGACTCAGGCATGGAAATAGAAGAGTTCTTTGAAAAGAGCGGGATGGACAAAGAGGAATATGAAAAGGAACTTGATGAAGCTGCCAAGGTGGTTGTCAAAAGAGCACTTGTTCTTGAGGCACTCGCAGACGCCAACGATATTGAGTGGACTCCTGAAGAGCTGAACG encodes:
- a CDS encoding hydrophobe/amphiphile efflux-1 family RND transporter, coding for MFSAIFIKRPILATVCSIVIILLGLVSILTLPVAQFPELVPPEVTVTAKYPGATPEVIAQVVASPLESQINGVDNMIYMNSVSTGQGSMTLTVTFELGTDPDMATINVNNRVQMASSSIPEEVRKYGIVVQKSSPNLLLIATLLSPDGRYDTIYMSNYALLNVLDDLKRIPGVSDAVIYTSQDYAMRIWIKPDKLAQLGITPADIAAAVSDQNSQYALGRFGDQPTDSDLEKTYIITTKGRLTTPEEFEEVIIKTNPDGTTIYLKDVARVELGAKTYGFIGKQNSIPAVPIGITLAPGANAIKVCDQVKSQFEKASKHFPDGIKYDIPYDTTTFVRVSIEEVVKTLFEAVLLVFLVVFLFLQNWRATLIPCLAVPVSIIGTFAGLKLFGFSINTLTLFGLVLAIGIVVDDAIVVLENVDRHMEEGLPPKEAAFKAMEEVTGPVVAIVLVLSSVFIPIAFLGGLTGELYKQFAITIATSVIISGFVALTLTPAMCALILKPKKKRKGSFFLFRWFNSFFDSMTNAYSAGVSFFLKRTIIVVILFAILLAATVKIASVVPTSLVPDEDQGIIMSSMSLPDGSSLNMSEKLTNKLTRITQGMDQVKTALVFTGYNLINSSNQSNYGAAFITLKDWKERETPGKDSFSTARELMGKAWSIPEGQVFVFNPPAIIGMSTTGGIEAYIQNRGSDTLEQMDKVLAKYIAATDARKEISSVTTTFSTKVPQYYANLDRNRAKALGVNLNDVFSTMGSIFRNYYVNDFDKSGRTFQVLISAESSYRNRPEDLRYTYIRSNTGEMIPLLSLIDIHLITGPETMERFNVFPAAKVTGTPSSGFTSGQAIKAMEEAAGESLPEDYTLAWTGSAYQEKQTGTETTIAFALGIIMVFLILAAQYEKWSLPLAVVLAVPFALFGAFLAVMLRGLSNDLYFQVALVTLIGLAAKNAILIVEFAIMQHEGGMSIGEAAASAAHLRFRPIVMTSLAFILGCLPLALSVGAGAASRHSIGTGIVGGMLAATGIAIFFVPSFFSMIMRLTSKEDSPPGKDDNTLSEDEKATLSPTNEGE
- a CDS encoding RND transporter, giving the protein MTASALLAALFVGSFFHINLGPEVKAPDPYDIPTAYVITLSNDVRKEQTIDGVRPDYAWWTSFNEPVLEKCINEAFSQNRDLESALARVQQARAVFKETRGNQRPNIGVEIDTTRAYTKVGTTDTLNEQNILYGLGAANYEADLWGKLQKATRAAKESILASESAKNTVRLALASQVAKTYFSLRGTDKQLIVARETLETQKKTIALNKILYDNGKISELELRRSESIAASSAVQVSQLEIALGKYENSLLVLMGREPKEFITRDIPRGLTLDELPAPPDVPLGIPADMLRFRPDVKTAEQNYRTALANIGSARAGQYPTLSFDGLIGNPGRAINDPSDLFTGATGWSLAAQVFVPIFNAGKLSARAAQAEAAAQQAWSAYYKTVQTAFEETMNSINTQAKTEEILLLLEEQQKVQKRAYELANIRYTDGMASQIDLLDAERELLSVQLQLESSRADRLNSIVDLYTALGSGWAWRAANDLEKRDLQKPWVNKEKFSE
- a CDS encoding nitroreductase, which encodes MEKKFFEAVKTRRTHYGLTKDKIVSEDKILEIVREAVTHTPSAFNSQSARVVVLFDAQSDTLWEIVKEELKKIVPEGAFKKTEEKVNGSFKSGYGTILFFEDMKVIEGLQEKFPTYSDNFPIWSNQSAGMHQFVIWTALSAEGLGASLQHYNPVIDSAVKKEWNIPEKWKLLAQMPFGKPIDEPAEKEVMPLDERIKIYR
- the tig gene encoding trigger factor, giving the protein MYLSVIKYYGYCQQKANRKGKYELKTEVVSQEKNIIVLKAEFDAEQVNKAIDMTIKDLSKKTNIKGFRKGHVPRKTIELYFGMKGICVETTEKMVPEAIDKMIEEYELSLIAEPKLEPGDLKEGEPFTLQVTFEVTPEVTLPEIDTIEAEKTVYIPTEEMRDENIARLLEAHSEIVPTYEEREITKEDFVSVKYTSSVVDQDGNASPVENDQKTEIDLSQENMRPEVVDSIIGKKPGDTSAVEFSVEDDPQNKELAGKKMRYEIEILGIMKKVTPELTDEKVIEITKSKHKTTDEFKEEVMSQLKAAAEQHSQDSLKDSAVEKLCDLSEVELPDTLVERQKQAMRADQAQRIKKDSGMEIEEFFEKSGMDKEEYEKELDEAAKVVVKRALVLEALADANDIEWTPEELNAEIHRIAISSRIDPKKLHDYIYDDRDRLFEMAEKIRNRKTVDFLITKVKVNETEDENKSEAKEDTENK